The Opitutaceae bacterium genome has a window encoding:
- the hisC gene encoding histidinol-phosphate transaminase, whose translation MIHSLANPSVLKQPVYEPGKPIDDVARELGLDPATVIKLASNENPFGPSPKAVAAATEALRQGELYPDGGCVALRAKLARLWSLDPAQFVIGNGSNELLELVGHAFLVPGDEVVMGEPSFAVYKLVTLLFGAKPVEVPLVAHRHDLAALRAAVTPRTKLVFLPSPNNPTGTTNTEAEIFAFVRSLPEHVVFVFDEAYAEFLDTPPDLRPLIAEGRNVICLRTFSKIYGLASLRIGYGYMAREAASLLNRVRQPFNVNAIAQAAAIAALDDGEFAIRTSRDNRLGLEQLYAGFRTLGLEFVLSEGNFILVKVGDGGRIFADLQARGVIIRPMRSYNMPEWVRVTVGSREQNERLLRELKNVL comes from the coding sequence ATGATCCACTCTCTTGCCAACCCCTCGGTCCTGAAGCAGCCGGTGTACGAGCCGGGCAAACCCATCGACGATGTGGCGCGGGAACTCGGGCTCGATCCGGCAACGGTGATCAAGCTGGCGTCGAATGAGAATCCGTTCGGGCCTTCGCCGAAGGCAGTGGCGGCCGCGACGGAGGCCCTTCGCCAGGGCGAGTTGTATCCGGATGGTGGATGCGTGGCCCTGCGGGCGAAACTGGCGAGGCTCTGGAGTCTCGATCCGGCCCAGTTTGTGATCGGCAACGGTTCGAACGAGCTCCTCGAATTGGTTGGCCACGCGTTTCTCGTGCCGGGCGATGAGGTGGTGATGGGCGAGCCTTCCTTCGCCGTGTACAAGCTGGTGACGCTGCTTTTCGGCGCCAAACCGGTCGAGGTGCCGCTCGTGGCACACCGGCATGACCTGGCGGCCTTGCGCGCGGCAGTGACGCCCCGCACCAAGCTTGTCTTTCTCCCGAGTCCCAACAATCCAACCGGCACGACCAATACCGAGGCTGAGATCTTCGCCTTCGTTCGAAGCCTTCCCGAGCATGTGGTCTTTGTCTTCGATGAAGCTTACGCGGAGTTTCTGGACACCCCCCCCGACCTGAGGCCCCTGATTGCCGAAGGACGCAACGTGATATGCCTCCGGACATTTTCGAAGATCTACGGCCTCGCGTCGCTGCGCATAGGTTACGGTTACATGGCCCGTGAAGCGGCTTCGCTGCTAAATCGCGTTCGCCAGCCCTTTAACGTGAATGCCATCGCGCAAGCCGCTGCGATAGCCGCCCTGGACGATGGTGAGTTTGCGATAAGGACGTCGCGCGACAACAGACTGGGCCTCGAGCAGCTTTATGCGGGCTTCCGCACCCTCGGCCTCGAATTCGTTCTGTCGGAGGGCAACTTCATCCTCGTCAAGGTCGGCGATGGGGGGCGGATCTTTGCGGACCTCCAGGCGCGGGGCGTGATCATCCGCCCCATGCGTTCGTACAATATGCCGGAGTGGGTGCGTGTCACCGTCGGCTCCCGTGAGCAGAATGAGCGCCTGCTGCGCGAATTGAAGAACGTCCTTTGA
- a CDS encoding L-threonylcarbamoyladenylate synthase → MPKRLATRTQRLTGTPRNLARLAAALRRGDLVAVPTETVYGLAGNALDPKACRRIFAAKRRPTNDPLIVHIHELGQWDALAEVPPEALLVAGAFWPGPLTIVLPKKPVVPDLATSGLPSVAVRMPAHPLFRRLLKTCGLPLAAPSANPFGYLSPTTAQHVLDNLSGRIPFVLDGGACDIGVESTILDLRNPRRPVILRPGAIHADDLSRVLRCAVTPYRGKKTPPGSTAVAPGMLEQHYSPRTPLVLVGRATAATFKSLGSGDALVLMAKPTRRFPVPSGASVRWLSAEHDPAAAAHSLFTCLRKLDTSGHSRILVELPRGRSALAEAMRDRLTRAAAKTRPGTDVSPE, encoded by the coding sequence GTGCCCAAACGCCTCGCCACACGCACCCAGCGTCTCACCGGAACACCACGCAACCTGGCGCGGCTCGCCGCCGCCTTGCGTCGTGGCGACCTCGTCGCCGTGCCCACCGAAACCGTGTACGGGCTCGCTGGTAATGCACTGGACCCAAAGGCCTGCCGAAGGATCTTCGCAGCCAAACGCCGCCCAACCAACGACCCCCTGATCGTGCATATCCACGAATTGGGGCAATGGGACGCGCTGGCCGAGGTGCCGCCCGAAGCACTCCTGGTGGCAGGCGCATTCTGGCCTGGGCCCCTTACGATCGTGCTGCCGAAGAAACCAGTCGTCCCCGACCTCGCCACTTCGGGTCTCCCAAGCGTGGCAGTTCGCATGCCGGCCCACCCCTTGTTTCGCCGCCTGTTGAAAACCTGCGGGCTGCCGCTGGCCGCACCAAGCGCAAATCCGTTTGGCTACCTTAGTCCGACGACGGCGCAACATGTGCTCGATAATCTCTCAGGCAGGATTCCCTTCGTCTTAGACGGCGGCGCCTGCGACATCGGGGTGGAGTCGACCATTCTCGACCTCCGCAATCCCCGTCGGCCGGTGATCCTGCGTCCGGGTGCGATTCACGCAGACGACCTGTCCCGGGTCCTCCGATGCGCAGTTACCCCGTACCGCGGCAAGAAGACGCCACCAGGCTCAACCGCTGTTGCGCCTGGAATGCTGGAGCAGCACTACAGTCCTAGGACACCGCTCGTGCTCGTCGGACGCGCCACGGCCGCCACCTTCAAGTCGCTTGGTTCCGGAGATGCCCTGGTGCTGATGGCGAAGCCGACGCGCCGATTCCCGGTTCCCTCAGGAGCCAGCGTGCGCTGGCTTTCCGCGGAGCACGATCCCGCGGCCGCCGCACACTCGTTGTTCACCTGTCTCAGGAAACTGGATACAAGTGGCCATTCCCGGATCCTGGTCGAGCTTCCCCGCGGTCGCTCGGCGCTTGCAGAGGCGATGCGCGACCGCCTCACACGCGCCGCAGCAAAGACCCGGCCCGGCACCGACGTTTCACCTGAATAA
- a CDS encoding fasciclin domain-containing protein, which produces MKYLTLKWALGLLLPLASAQAEILTFTAVLSGANEVPAVNTSASGRAMLTLDTSTKAYTAYVSAVGLTSSITMSHIHEAPAGSNGSVVVNFGGASSYVAAAQGFYAGKFTGTYTGDIAKLLSEGAYVNVHTVNVGSGELRGQLIHHPKSAGRLINLSALGRVDNAPITLGLILDRETRVYVRSLGKSLGTFGVPSPLQDTTFHVYNSAGTIIASNDNWATAQPNAIASTGLAPFDATDSGLVRHMPAGSYTITIPTSKGSGAAIAEAYSLDDDSIPAALIKSGNFTTLVAAVQTAGLVDVLLGPGHFTLFAPTDAAFAKLPAGTVESLLLPENRATLVAILLYHLVPAKVLSTSLTDGQAAPTLQGGNLTIDLDGGVKVNTSNVTEADWTTSNGVIHVIDTVLLPPS; this is translated from the coding sequence ATGAAATACCTCACCCTTAAATGGGCGCTGGGGCTGCTATTGCCCCTCGCTTCCGCGCAGGCGGAAATCCTCACGTTCACGGCTGTACTTTCCGGAGCGAATGAGGTGCCTGCTGTCAACACATCCGCCAGCGGCCGCGCCATGCTCACGTTGGACACCAGCACCAAGGCATACACCGCCTATGTTTCCGCCGTCGGTCTCACATCTTCAATCACGATGTCCCACATTCACGAAGCCCCGGCGGGCTCGAATGGCAGTGTTGTGGTAAACTTCGGCGGCGCTTCGTCCTATGTGGCGGCGGCGCAGGGCTTCTACGCCGGCAAGTTCACGGGCACCTACACGGGAGATATTGCAAAGCTCCTATCCGAGGGCGCCTATGTGAATGTGCATACAGTGAACGTGGGTTCGGGTGAGCTGCGCGGGCAGCTGATACACCACCCGAAGAGCGCGGGGCGCCTCATCAACCTGTCGGCCCTAGGCCGGGTCGACAATGCGCCCATTACCCTGGGTCTGATACTCGATCGGGAAACACGCGTCTACGTCCGCAGTCTTGGAAAGAGTCTGGGAACCTTCGGCGTTCCAAGCCCGCTCCAGGACACCACCTTCCATGTCTACAACAGCGCCGGGACCATCATTGCCAGCAATGACAACTGGGCGACCGCCCAGCCCAATGCGATCGCCAGCACCGGGCTGGCTCCCTTCGACGCCACGGACTCAGGTCTGGTACGCCACATGCCCGCCGGTTCCTACACGATCACGATCCCGACAAGCAAAGGCTCCGGGGCCGCCATCGCGGAGGCCTACTCGCTTGACGACGATTCGATCCCGGCAGCACTCATCAAGAGTGGGAATTTCACCACGCTGGTCGCGGCCGTGCAGACGGCAGGCCTGGTGGACGTCCTCCTCGGGCCGGGACATTTCACGCTGTTCGCGCCCACTGACGCTGCGTTCGCCAAATTGCCTGCAGGCACAGTCGAAAGCCTCCTCCTTCCGGAGAACCGCGCCACGCTCGTTGCCATCCTGCTCTATCACTTGGTACCGGCCAAAGTGCTCTCAACAAGCCTTACCGACGGACAGGCCGCCCCCACCCTTCAGGGCGGCAACCTCACCATCGATCTCGATGGCGGCGTGAAGGTCAACACGTCCAACGTCACAGAAGCCGACTGGACCACAAGCAATGGTGTCATCCACGTGATCGACACCGTCCTCCTGCCTCCGAGCTGA
- a CDS encoding HAD-IA family hydrolase has translation MELHIPPGPFSGYIFDLDGTLIDSMPMHYIAWSEAMRRHGLLEKLSEDLFYALGGVPSVEVAGRFAHHYGLTLDPHRVTELKEQLYLEKLSEMPLIAPVVEFARRIAVTHPVAIATGGMAEIALPAIRAAGLGDIFKIVVTPAEIAPGRGKPAPDIFLKAAELIGVPPRECLVFEDAEPGLIGAKAAGMTVVRVPSRR, from the coding sequence ATGGAACTCCACATCCCGCCCGGCCCATTCTCAGGCTATATCTTTGACCTCGACGGCACGCTCATCGACTCGATGCCGATGCACTACATCGCATGGAGCGAGGCAATGCGGCGACATGGCCTATTGGAGAAGCTCAGCGAGGATTTGTTCTATGCCCTCGGCGGGGTGCCCAGCGTGGAGGTCGCCGGACGTTTTGCCCACCATTACGGCCTGACATTGGATCCGCATCGTGTCACTGAACTCAAGGAGCAGCTTTACCTCGAGAAGCTGAGCGAGATGCCCCTTATTGCGCCGGTCGTGGAGTTCGCTCGCCGGATTGCGGTAACCCATCCGGTGGCGATTGCGACCGGTGGCATGGCGGAGATTGCGCTGCCTGCCATCCGCGCCGCGGGACTCGGGGATATCTTCAAGATCGTCGTCACTCCCGCGGAGATCGCGCCCGGTCGCGGAAAGCCTGCACCCGATATTTTTCTCAAAGCGGCTGAGTTGATTGGAGTTCCTCCCCGCGAGTGCCTTGTTTTCGAGGATGCTGAACCTGGTCTGATCGGGGCCAAAGCCGCAGGGATGACGGTCGTTCGCGTGCCAAGCAGGAGGTAG
- the rpsR gene encoding 30S ribosomal protein S18, which translates to MSTTEQTQRSLTPAEYPFTTPQLMVRYVTDTGKILPRKYTGLSAKHQRAVTRTIKQSRNNLLAL; encoded by the coding sequence ATGAGCACGACCGAACAAACCCAACGCAGCCTCACTCCGGCGGAGTATCCCTTCACCACGCCGCAGCTGATGGTTCGCTATGTGACCGATACGGGCAAGATCCTCCCGCGCAAATACACCGGCCTCTCGGCCAAGCACCAGCGCGCGGTCACCCGGACGATCAAGCAGTCCCGCAATAACTTGCTCGCGCTGTAA
- a CDS encoding circularly permuted type 2 ATP-grasp protein — protein MSPPVSSPRLSAAHLRELRGRLQLLIRDAGQTDFSPGASHPHAPFWHLEPTPLVMACDEWSRIEAACSQRARLVNAFLRDAYGEQKILRSRILPPEVILGDPYFRRPCCGLEPHRDNPATLLRFDLVRTPDTWMFTDTWTNTPIGMSYAVQNRRFLAQEAADLYGRLPHFQTIVGFPLQILDALHALGPRGSGDASIVVLTSGPQDPFYSEHSFLARKMGLPLAQGDDLLVVDNQLYFKTIAGLERVDVIYRRLNDAHIDPVVFATAREGAGVPGLLQCIRSGSVVVANAIGSGLAENRALNAFLPGLYRFYLGQRALLPTVPTLTCGDTDQLEIILERYADLKIRPIHDARPGKEKGEPLPYLAGPGGLAQEVARNPFAYVAQESLAMVPLDPSAVHSPGYTLSTYVLVRGQEIMVMPGGLVHLGAGMPPRERIGVTADAVVLLGEQPEQPSFDWEDPHAVPPARVLGSRSAEALLWLSRYLERAEATARMILIFDDVALEEVPARERHRWLPVWRGLFEATGHAPDDDTASPATSLPVDQLWRMTLDPRHPSSLLSSIASAAENARKLRDYVSPESWAVLTRLHARLAVLRRPEGDAGTSGARASDVLRKKNALAATQAVTADVNTFLGTAERTMLHDAGWWFMSLGRHLERAIMTCSALRHVLVFLAEENARSEGLAFQRESPELSALLRMLGSQDAYRRVFQSRTLPHLVGRLFLQEPSAPRSLYHNLRQIQASLREISADTPDSDPSAANEIESLLGFLDSLTLDAHFFSGTDSSGSESLDTLLQGLLDRLYALHPLISDHFFSHQARLPAAAGQAELSL, from the coding sequence ATGTCCCCACCCGTCTCCAGTCCGCGCCTGTCCGCCGCCCACCTCCGAGAATTGCGCGGACGGCTCCAGTTGCTCATTCGCGATGCGGGACAAACCGACTTTTCCCCCGGGGCGTCACATCCGCACGCCCCGTTCTGGCACCTCGAGCCAACGCCGCTCGTCATGGCGTGCGATGAATGGAGCCGCATCGAGGCGGCCTGCTCCCAGCGGGCACGCCTGGTGAATGCCTTTCTGCGTGACGCCTATGGCGAGCAGAAGATCCTGAGGTCGCGAATCCTCCCGCCCGAGGTGATACTCGGAGACCCCTATTTTCGGCGCCCCTGCTGCGGGCTCGAGCCACACCGCGACAACCCAGCGACGCTCCTGCGGTTTGACCTCGTGCGCACGCCCGACACCTGGATGTTCACCGACACCTGGACCAATACACCGATCGGCATGAGCTATGCCGTCCAGAACCGCCGATTCCTGGCACAGGAAGCAGCGGACCTCTACGGCAGGCTGCCCCACTTCCAGACGATCGTCGGATTCCCGCTGCAGATCCTCGACGCCCTTCATGCCTTGGGGCCCCGGGGCTCTGGCGACGCCTCCATCGTTGTCCTGACCTCCGGCCCTCAGGACCCATTCTACTCCGAACACAGCTTCCTGGCCCGCAAGATGGGTCTCCCGCTCGCACAGGGCGACGATCTCCTCGTCGTGGACAACCAGCTTTACTTCAAGACAATCGCCGGCCTTGAACGCGTCGATGTCATCTATCGACGCCTGAACGACGCCCATATCGACCCGGTGGTGTTCGCCACGGCGCGCGAAGGCGCAGGCGTGCCAGGTCTCCTTCAATGCATTCGCTCCGGTTCGGTCGTGGTGGCCAACGCCATCGGCAGCGGGCTGGCGGAGAATCGCGCGCTCAACGCCTTCCTTCCAGGCCTTTATCGCTTCTACTTGGGTCAGCGTGCGTTGCTGCCCACGGTGCCTACCCTCACTTGCGGCGACACCGACCAGCTTGAGATCATTCTCGAACGGTACGCCGACTTGAAAATCCGTCCAATCCACGACGCCCGTCCGGGCAAGGAAAAGGGAGAGCCGCTCCCTTACCTCGCAGGCCCCGGAGGGCTGGCCCAGGAGGTGGCACGCAACCCGTTCGCATACGTGGCACAAGAGAGCCTGGCGATGGTGCCTCTCGATCCGTCGGCGGTTCACTCGCCCGGCTACACACTCTCGACGTACGTGTTGGTGCGCGGGCAGGAGATCATGGTGATGCCGGGCGGACTTGTGCACCTCGGAGCGGGTATGCCTCCGCGAGAGCGTATCGGCGTGACGGCCGACGCGGTCGTGCTGCTCGGCGAGCAACCAGAGCAACCGAGTTTCGATTGGGAGGATCCGCACGCTGTGCCACCCGCACGGGTCCTCGGCTCTCGGTCAGCCGAGGCGTTGCTTTGGCTCAGCCGCTACCTCGAAAGAGCGGAGGCCACTGCGAGGATGATCCTGATCTTCGACGATGTGGCTCTGGAAGAGGTTCCCGCCCGCGAGCGCCACCGCTGGCTGCCTGTCTGGCGCGGGTTGTTCGAAGCGACCGGTCACGCGCCGGACGACGACACGGCCAGCCCAGCGACGTCGCTCCCCGTCGATCAGCTGTGGCGGATGACCCTCGATCCGCGCCATCCGAGCTCGCTTCTGAGCTCGATTGCGAGCGCCGCTGAGAATGCCCGGAAGCTGCGTGATTATGTTAGTCCCGAGAGCTGGGCGGTACTCACACGCCTGCATGCCCGGCTGGCCGTGCTTCGCAGGCCGGAGGGTGATGCAGGCACGTCCGGTGCCAGGGCATCCGATGTTCTTCGCAAGAAGAACGCTCTCGCCGCCACTCAGGCGGTGACCGCTGACGTGAACACCTTTCTCGGCACAGCCGAGCGGACCATGTTGCACGACGCGGGTTGGTGGTTCATGAGCCTGGGACGTCACCTGGAACGGGCAATCATGACCTGTAGCGCCCTGCGCCATGTGCTTGTTTTCCTCGCCGAGGAAAATGCACGTTCCGAAGGTCTCGCGTTCCAACGCGAGAGCCCCGAGCTTAGCGCGCTTCTGCGGATGCTCGGTTCACAGGATGCCTATCGCCGCGTGTTCCAATCGCGCACCCTGCCCCACCTGGTCGGCCGGCTGTTCCTGCAGGAGCCGTCAGCCCCCCGAAGCCTCTACCACAACTTGAGGCAGATCCAAGCGTCGCTCCGCGAGATTTCCGCCGACACACCGGACAGCGATCCTTCGGCGGCGAACGAGATCGAATCACTGCTTGGCTTTCTCGACAGCCTCACGCTCGACGCGCACTTCTTTTCGGGAACGGACTCATCCGGTAGT